A single region of the Zootoca vivipara chromosome 2, rZooViv1.1, whole genome shotgun sequence genome encodes:
- the LOC118080574 gene encoding acylamino-acid-releasing enzyme isoform X9 has product MTLSPPPLPVRPIAVGAARALWPPCCTGTSSSRAASGKLCGASRAMASRAERAEEAPPAGSGSLGALYQELSRFPRVTYASVGVGFAACGGAKCLPLYTEWCQPDLGHRQKLHFSRQYILHHNGRAVVSVTPVGIPAEIRDQLLIRMSPTGTHKAVFTHHLEMGQKQEVIEVWNKSGRARSINLTALDKHGRVYTDEQFGCVAWSSTETQILYVAERRRPKRQPLFPQARSPQGEEPGEARKEEHFVYYDNWGEALSDKSFPVLCVVNVETSEVSVLEGIPGHISPGQALWSPDDKCILFVGWWHEPFRLGLNACSNRRSALFLFDLSESSCELLSSDSEAVSSPRLSPDGTRLLYLECPVFGPHRQCLKLQMLNWQTKLTSTVVDVVRAATSGFFGIYSGALPLLCWAADNHRVLLSTPQRSRKELLVVDTELGSVKAVTEGTPEGSWTLLGIQEDLLVVSCSSPNCPPSLKVGVLPPAGCELELQWTSVEEASVLPDMEWKILTVHPPVTEDNQYSKDAGTGSFRPAGQAFEALLLTPQGNKRGEETFPLIVSPHGGPHAVFDACWRPKMASLCQLGFAVLMVNYRGSLGFGQASIESLISRVGVQDVEDTKLAVNLALRTEPLDPDRIALLGGSHGGFVCCHLIARYPEMCKACVVRSPVINMATLLGTSDIPD; this is encoded by the exons TGCTGTACCGGGACGAGCTCCTCTCGGGCTGCTTCGGGGAAACTTTGCGGGGCTTCCAGGGCGATGGCTTCCAGAGCGGAGCGAGCGGAAGAGGCG CCTCCAGCGGGGTCGGGTTCTCTCGGAGCCCTGTACCAGGAGCTGAGCCGGTTTCCTCGCGTGACTTATGCCAGCGTAGGAGTCGGGTTTGCTGCCTGCGGCGGCGCCAAGTGCCTGCCCCTCTACACGG AGTGGTGCCAGCCTGACCTGGGGCACCGTCAGAAGCTGCATTTCAGCCGTCAGTATATCCTACACCACAATGGCAGAGCAGTTGTCTCCGTTACTCCTGTTGGCATTCCAGCTGAGATCCGGGACCA attgctgatcagaatgtcaccCACTGGGACACATAAGGCTGTTTTCACCCATCACTTGGAAATGGGGCAGAAGCAGGAAGTGATAGAg GTCTGGAACAAGAGTGGAAGGGCGAGAAGCATTAATCTCACGGCACTGGATAAACATGGCAGAGTATACACAGATG AGCAGTTTGGTTGTGTTGCCTGGTCCAGCACAGAAACACAGATCCTTTATGTCGCTGAGAGAAGACGCCCCAAAAGGCAACCACTTTTCCCTCAAGCCAGGTCCCCCCAAGGAGAGGAACCAGGTGAAGCAAGAAAG GAGGAGCACTTTGTATACTATGACAATTGGGGAGAGGCACTGAGTGATAAAAGCTTCCCTGTCTTGTGTGTGGTGAATGTTGAAACCAGTGAAGTTTCAGTGCTAGAGGGCATCCCAGGGCATATCTCCCCTGGACAG GCCCTGTGGTCCCCAGACGACAAATGTATACTGTTCGTTGGCTGGTGGCACGAGCCCTTCAGACTGGGTTTGAATGCTTGCTCCAACAGAAG GTCAGCCCTTTTTCTCTTCGATCTCTCTGAAAGTAGCTGCG AGTTGCTGTCCTCAGATTCTGAGGCTGTTTCCTCTCCCCGGCTCAGCCCTGACGGAACTCGCCTGCTTTACCTTGAGTGCCCTGTATTTGGGCCTCATCGCCAGTGTTTGAAGCTACAGATG CTCAATTGGCAAACTAAGCTCACATCTACAGTGGTGGACGTAGTCAGGGCTGCCACATCTG gtttttttgggattTACTCAGGGGCACTACCTCTGCTTTGTTGGGCTGCTGACAACCATAGAGTCCTGCTTAGCACTCCTCAAAGGAGTAGGAAG GAGCTGCTGGTTGTGGATACTGAGCTAGGGAGTGTGAAGGCTGTTACAGAAG GCACTCCAGAAGGTAGCTGGACCCTGCTGGGAATTCAGGAGGATCTCCTGGTGGTGAGCTGCTCATCTCCCAATTGCCCTCCAAGCCTG AAGGTGGGAGTGCTTCCCCCTGCAGGATGTGAGCTGGAACTGCAGTGGACGAGTGTGGAGGAAGCGTCTGTACTGCCAGATATGGAATGGAAGATTCTCACAGTACATCCTCCTGTGACTGAGGACAACCAATACAGTAAGGATGCAGGAACAGGGAGCTTCAGGCCAG ctggccAGGCATTTGAAGCCCTGTTGCTGACTCCTCAAGGGAACAAACGAGGAGAAGAAACATTTCCCCTTATTGTTTCTCCACATG GTGGGCCGCATGCTGTATTTGATGCTTGTTGGCGTCCTAAAATGGCAAGTCTCTGCCAGTTGGGTTTTGCTGTGCTCATGG TGAATTACAGGGGTTCCCTGGGCTTTGGGCAAGCCAGCATCGAGTCTCTAATCTCCCGTGTGGGAGTGCAAGATGTGGAGGACACTAAG CTGGCAGTGAATTTGGCATTACGGACAGAACCTCTGGACCCAGATAGAATTGCTTTGCTGGGAGGGTCTCACGGTGGCTTTGTCTGCTGCCATTTGATTGCCCGATACCCAGAGATGTGCAAAGCCTGTGTAGTCAGAAGCCCTGTCATCAACATGGCCACTCTACTGGGGACCTCTGACATCCCTGACTG A
- the LOC118080574 gene encoding acylamino-acid-releasing enzyme isoform X3: MTLSPPPLPVRPIAVGAARALWPPCCTGTSSSRAASGKLCGASRAMASRAERAEEAPPAGSGSLGALYQELSRFPRVTYASVGVGFAACGGAKCLPLYTEWCQPDLGHRQKLHFSRQYILHHNGRAVVSVTPVGIPAEIRDQLLIRMSPTGTHKAVFTHHLEMGQKQEVIEVWNKSGRARSINLTALDKHGRVYTDEQFGCVAWSSTETQILYVAERRRPKRQPLFPQARSPQGEEPGEARKEEHFVYYDNWGEALSDKSFPVLCVVNVETSEVSVLEGIPGHISPGQALWSPDDKCILFVGWWHEPFRLGLNACSNRRSALFLFDLSESSCELLSSDSEAVSSPRLSPDGTRLLYLECPVFGPHRQCLKLQMLNWQTKLTSTVVDVVRAATSGFFGIYSGALPLLCWAADNHRVLLSTPQRSRKELLVVDTELGSVKAVTEGTPEGSWTLLGIQEDLLVVSCSSPNCPPSLKVGVLPPAGCELELQWTSVEEASVLPDMEWKILTVHPPVTEDNQYSKDAGTGSFRPAGQAFEALLLTPQGNKRGEETFPLIVSPHVNYRGSLGFGQASIESLISRVGVQDVEDTKLAVNLALRTEPLDPDRIALLGGSHGGFVCCHLIARYPEMCKACVVRSPVINMATLLGTSDIPDWRYAVLGLPYCFERIPAEEDLTAMLLCSPIIHAAKVHTPLLMYVGARDRRVSPYQALEYYRVLRARGTPVRLLWYPEENHAISGMEAEADVFMNSAQWIMHYLSKEADPESQQPAEK, from the exons TGCTGTACCGGGACGAGCTCCTCTCGGGCTGCTTCGGGGAAACTTTGCGGGGCTTCCAGGGCGATGGCTTCCAGAGCGGAGCGAGCGGAAGAGGCG CCTCCAGCGGGGTCGGGTTCTCTCGGAGCCCTGTACCAGGAGCTGAGCCGGTTTCCTCGCGTGACTTATGCCAGCGTAGGAGTCGGGTTTGCTGCCTGCGGCGGCGCCAAGTGCCTGCCCCTCTACACGG AGTGGTGCCAGCCTGACCTGGGGCACCGTCAGAAGCTGCATTTCAGCCGTCAGTATATCCTACACCACAATGGCAGAGCAGTTGTCTCCGTTACTCCTGTTGGCATTCCAGCTGAGATCCGGGACCA attgctgatcagaatgtcaccCACTGGGACACATAAGGCTGTTTTCACCCATCACTTGGAAATGGGGCAGAAGCAGGAAGTGATAGAg GTCTGGAACAAGAGTGGAAGGGCGAGAAGCATTAATCTCACGGCACTGGATAAACATGGCAGAGTATACACAGATG AGCAGTTTGGTTGTGTTGCCTGGTCCAGCACAGAAACACAGATCCTTTATGTCGCTGAGAGAAGACGCCCCAAAAGGCAACCACTTTTCCCTCAAGCCAGGTCCCCCCAAGGAGAGGAACCAGGTGAAGCAAGAAAG GAGGAGCACTTTGTATACTATGACAATTGGGGAGAGGCACTGAGTGATAAAAGCTTCCCTGTCTTGTGTGTGGTGAATGTTGAAACCAGTGAAGTTTCAGTGCTAGAGGGCATCCCAGGGCATATCTCCCCTGGACAG GCCCTGTGGTCCCCAGACGACAAATGTATACTGTTCGTTGGCTGGTGGCACGAGCCCTTCAGACTGGGTTTGAATGCTTGCTCCAACAGAAG GTCAGCCCTTTTTCTCTTCGATCTCTCTGAAAGTAGCTGCG AGTTGCTGTCCTCAGATTCTGAGGCTGTTTCCTCTCCCCGGCTCAGCCCTGACGGAACTCGCCTGCTTTACCTTGAGTGCCCTGTATTTGGGCCTCATCGCCAGTGTTTGAAGCTACAGATG CTCAATTGGCAAACTAAGCTCACATCTACAGTGGTGGACGTAGTCAGGGCTGCCACATCTG gtttttttgggattTACTCAGGGGCACTACCTCTGCTTTGTTGGGCTGCTGACAACCATAGAGTCCTGCTTAGCACTCCTCAAAGGAGTAGGAAG GAGCTGCTGGTTGTGGATACTGAGCTAGGGAGTGTGAAGGCTGTTACAGAAG GCACTCCAGAAGGTAGCTGGACCCTGCTGGGAATTCAGGAGGATCTCCTGGTGGTGAGCTGCTCATCTCCCAATTGCCCTCCAAGCCTG AAGGTGGGAGTGCTTCCCCCTGCAGGATGTGAGCTGGAACTGCAGTGGACGAGTGTGGAGGAAGCGTCTGTACTGCCAGATATGGAATGGAAGATTCTCACAGTACATCCTCCTGTGACTGAGGACAACCAATACAGTAAGGATGCAGGAACAGGGAGCTTCAGGCCAG ctggccAGGCATTTGAAGCCCTGTTGCTGACTCCTCAAGGGAACAAACGAGGAGAAGAAACATTTCCCCTTATTGTTTCTCCACATG TGAATTACAGGGGTTCCCTGGGCTTTGGGCAAGCCAGCATCGAGTCTCTAATCTCCCGTGTGGGAGTGCAAGATGTGGAGGACACTAAG CTGGCAGTGAATTTGGCATTACGGACAGAACCTCTGGACCCAGATAGAATTGCTTTGCTGGGAGGGTCTCACGGTGGCTTTGTCTGCTGCCATTTGATTGCCCGATACCCAGAGATGTGCAAAGCCTGTGTAGTCAGAAGCCCTGTCATCAACATGGCCACTCTACTGGGGACCTCTGACATCCCTGACTG GAGGTATGCAGTGCTAGGTCTGCCATACTGCTTTGAGAGGATTCCTGCTGAGGAAGACCTGACTGCCATGCTGCTCTGCTCCCCTATAATTCATGCTGCAAAG GTGCACACACCATTATTGATGTATGTGGGTGCTAGGGACCGGCGAGTGTCTCCATACCAAGCTCTGGAATATTATCGTGTGCTGCGAGCCAGAGGTACCCCTGTGCG
- the LOC118080574 gene encoding acylamino-acid-releasing enzyme isoform X8 — protein sequence MTLSPPPLPVRPIAVGAARALWPPCCTGTSSSRAASGKLCGASRAMASRAERAEEAPPAGSGSLGALYQELSRFPRVTYASVGVGFAACGGAKCLPLYTEWCQPDLGHRQKLHFSRQYILHHNGRAVVSVTPVGIPAEIRDQLLIRMSPTGTHKAVFTHHLEMGQKQEVIEVWNKSGRARSINLTALDKHGRVYTDEQFGCVAWSSTETQILYVAERRRPKRQPLFPQARSPQGEEPGEARKEEHFVYYDNWGEALSDKSFPVLCVVNVETSEVSVLEGIPGHISPGQALWSPDDKCILFVGWWHEPFRLGLNACSNRRSALFLFDLSESSCELLSSDSEAVSSPRLSPDGTRLLYLECPVFGPHRQCLKLQMLNWQTKLTSTVVDVVRAATSGFFGIYSGALPLLCWAADNHRVLLSTPQRSRKELLVVDTELGSVKAVTEGTPEGSWTLLGIQEDLLVVSCSSPNCPPSLKVGVLPPAGCELELQWTSVEEASVLPDMEWKILTVHPPVTEDNQYSKDAGTGSFRPAGQAFEALLLTPQGNKRGEETFPLIVSPHGGPHAVFDACWRPKMASLCQLGFAVLMVNYRGSLGFGQASIESLISRVGVQDVEDTKLAVNLALRTEPLDPDRIALLGGSHGGFVCCHLIARYPEMCKACVVRSPVINMATLLGTSDIPDWCTHHY from the exons TGCTGTACCGGGACGAGCTCCTCTCGGGCTGCTTCGGGGAAACTTTGCGGGGCTTCCAGGGCGATGGCTTCCAGAGCGGAGCGAGCGGAAGAGGCG CCTCCAGCGGGGTCGGGTTCTCTCGGAGCCCTGTACCAGGAGCTGAGCCGGTTTCCTCGCGTGACTTATGCCAGCGTAGGAGTCGGGTTTGCTGCCTGCGGCGGCGCCAAGTGCCTGCCCCTCTACACGG AGTGGTGCCAGCCTGACCTGGGGCACCGTCAGAAGCTGCATTTCAGCCGTCAGTATATCCTACACCACAATGGCAGAGCAGTTGTCTCCGTTACTCCTGTTGGCATTCCAGCTGAGATCCGGGACCA attgctgatcagaatgtcaccCACTGGGACACATAAGGCTGTTTTCACCCATCACTTGGAAATGGGGCAGAAGCAGGAAGTGATAGAg GTCTGGAACAAGAGTGGAAGGGCGAGAAGCATTAATCTCACGGCACTGGATAAACATGGCAGAGTATACACAGATG AGCAGTTTGGTTGTGTTGCCTGGTCCAGCACAGAAACACAGATCCTTTATGTCGCTGAGAGAAGACGCCCCAAAAGGCAACCACTTTTCCCTCAAGCCAGGTCCCCCCAAGGAGAGGAACCAGGTGAAGCAAGAAAG GAGGAGCACTTTGTATACTATGACAATTGGGGAGAGGCACTGAGTGATAAAAGCTTCCCTGTCTTGTGTGTGGTGAATGTTGAAACCAGTGAAGTTTCAGTGCTAGAGGGCATCCCAGGGCATATCTCCCCTGGACAG GCCCTGTGGTCCCCAGACGACAAATGTATACTGTTCGTTGGCTGGTGGCACGAGCCCTTCAGACTGGGTTTGAATGCTTGCTCCAACAGAAG GTCAGCCCTTTTTCTCTTCGATCTCTCTGAAAGTAGCTGCG AGTTGCTGTCCTCAGATTCTGAGGCTGTTTCCTCTCCCCGGCTCAGCCCTGACGGAACTCGCCTGCTTTACCTTGAGTGCCCTGTATTTGGGCCTCATCGCCAGTGTTTGAAGCTACAGATG CTCAATTGGCAAACTAAGCTCACATCTACAGTGGTGGACGTAGTCAGGGCTGCCACATCTG gtttttttgggattTACTCAGGGGCACTACCTCTGCTTTGTTGGGCTGCTGACAACCATAGAGTCCTGCTTAGCACTCCTCAAAGGAGTAGGAAG GAGCTGCTGGTTGTGGATACTGAGCTAGGGAGTGTGAAGGCTGTTACAGAAG GCACTCCAGAAGGTAGCTGGACCCTGCTGGGAATTCAGGAGGATCTCCTGGTGGTGAGCTGCTCATCTCCCAATTGCCCTCCAAGCCTG AAGGTGGGAGTGCTTCCCCCTGCAGGATGTGAGCTGGAACTGCAGTGGACGAGTGTGGAGGAAGCGTCTGTACTGCCAGATATGGAATGGAAGATTCTCACAGTACATCCTCCTGTGACTGAGGACAACCAATACAGTAAGGATGCAGGAACAGGGAGCTTCAGGCCAG ctggccAGGCATTTGAAGCCCTGTTGCTGACTCCTCAAGGGAACAAACGAGGAGAAGAAACATTTCCCCTTATTGTTTCTCCACATG GTGGGCCGCATGCTGTATTTGATGCTTGTTGGCGTCCTAAAATGGCAAGTCTCTGCCAGTTGGGTTTTGCTGTGCTCATGG TGAATTACAGGGGTTCCCTGGGCTTTGGGCAAGCCAGCATCGAGTCTCTAATCTCCCGTGTGGGAGTGCAAGATGTGGAGGACACTAAG CTGGCAGTGAATTTGGCATTACGGACAGAACCTCTGGACCCAGATAGAATTGCTTTGCTGGGAGGGTCTCACGGTGGCTTTGTCTGCTGCCATTTGATTGCCCGATACCCAGAGATGTGCAAAGCCTGTGTAGTCAGAAGCCCTGTCATCAACATGGCCACTCTACTGGGGACCTCTGACATCCCTGACTG GTGCACACACCATTATTGA